Sequence from the Amaranthus tricolor cultivar Red isolate AtriRed21 chromosome 1, ASM2621246v1, whole genome shotgun sequence genome:
ATGATCAAGATGATCAATATGATGAAGATGGAGAAAACTCTGTTCATCATGTTGATGCTAGTCTTTACACCCAACCATCATTTCAAGATCTAGTTTCGCAATTTGGTTCACCATCGAGCTTCACTCAATTGGTTCAACCATCTCAACAGCTacctaataataatgatgaagcCCCTATACCTTCAAAGAAAAGTTGGCTCTCATATGTTCAGTCATGAACACAAGTACAGATCCAATTGTGAGCACCAACCAAAAGATAAGAGTGAGGTGGCAGAAAGTTAAGGAAGCTTATGAAGCAGCGAGGATGGAACGACCCCATCTGATCCCACGAAGAACCGCCGACATGCTTAAATGTCGTTGGGATAGAGTTGCTCTAGCATGTTTGAAGTGGTCTGGAAGTTATGATGAGGCTCTTAGGAGGAAGAAGAGTGGCACGACAGACAAAGATGTGCTTAAAGAAGCCCATTTAATCCATCAAAGAAAACACAGTAACTTTAACTTGATTGAGCaatgaaaaattttaagaaagtatAACAAGTGGAAGCAAGTggtaaaaactaatcaaaaaaaacaattgGATCAACAACCAACTGGTGATGTTAGTAGTAAAAGTAGTGGGAAAAGATCAAGGACGGAAGAAGATTCTGAAACACCAACAAGTGAAGCTCAAGGAGGATCATCCACTCGCCCCGAGGGTGTGAAGAAGGCTAAGGCTCGCATGACTGGGAAAATGGTTGCAGATCAATCAATTCAAGCTTTGAGTGCATTTGGAGAGAGTCTTCGacttaattcagaaataatgaaagaggagacaaaaacaaaaagaagcccgaaaacaaaaacaacttcaacTGGAAGAATATCAAATGAATTGGGAGATCTATAAATCATTAAGAAAAAAGGAAACTCTTCAGTCATGGGAAGC
This genomic interval carries:
- the LOC130799869 gene encoding uncharacterized protein LOC130799869, which translates into the protein MNTSTDPIVSTNQKIRVRWQKVKEAYEAARMERPHLIPRRTADMLKCRWDRVALACLKWSGSYDEALRRKKSGTTDKDYNKWKQVVKTNQKKQLDQQPTGDVSSKSSGKRSRTEEDSETPTSEAQGGSSTRPEGVKKAKARMTGKMVADQSIQALSAFGEKYQMNWEIYKSLRKKETLQSWEADMMVQLGQYLQNYNRQ